From a single Streptomyces sp. 1331.2 genomic region:
- a CDS encoding class II fumarate hydratase, with amino-acid sequence MGDEQEQPQEYRIEHDSMGEVRVPAAAKWQAQTQRAVENFPVSGQRLERAHIAALARVKAAAAQVNARLGVLDEETAEAIASAAEEVAEGRWDDQFPVDVFQTGSGTSSNMNTNEVIATLAGERLGRAVHPNDHVNASQSSNDVFPSSIHIAATAAVTHDLIPALEHLAEALERKAAEFAEVVKSGRTHLMDATPVTLGQEFGGYAAQVRHGRERLLATLPRVAELPLGGTAVGTGINTPPGFPAAVIAEVARTTGLPLTEARDHFEAQGARDALVELSGQLRTVAVGFTKIANDLRWMGSGPRTGLGEINLPDLQPGSSIMPGKVNPVLPEVVLMVAAQVVGNDATVTLAGASGNFELNVMLPVIARNVLESVRLLANSARLLADRTVDGITANVERAREYAESSPSVVTPLNRYIGYEEAAKVAKQSLAERKTIRQVVLERGYVEQGRLTEAQLDEALDVLRMTRP; translated from the coding sequence ATGGGTGACGAGCAGGAACAGCCGCAGGAGTACCGGATCGAGCACGACTCGATGGGCGAGGTCCGGGTACCGGCCGCCGCGAAGTGGCAGGCGCAGACGCAGCGGGCGGTGGAGAACTTCCCGGTGTCCGGCCAGCGGCTGGAGCGCGCGCACATCGCCGCGCTGGCCCGGGTGAAGGCGGCCGCGGCGCAGGTGAACGCCCGCCTCGGGGTGCTGGACGAGGAGACGGCGGAGGCGATCGCCTCGGCGGCCGAGGAGGTCGCGGAGGGGCGCTGGGACGACCAGTTCCCGGTGGACGTGTTCCAGACCGGCTCGGGCACCTCCTCCAACATGAACACCAACGAGGTGATCGCGACCCTGGCCGGGGAGCGGCTGGGGCGCGCCGTACACCCGAACGACCACGTCAACGCCAGCCAGTCGTCCAACGACGTCTTCCCGTCCTCGATCCACATCGCCGCCACCGCGGCCGTCACCCACGACCTGATCCCGGCGCTGGAGCACCTGGCGGAGGCATTGGAGCGCAAGGCCGCCGAGTTCGCCGAGGTGGTCAAGTCGGGCCGTACGCACCTGATGGACGCCACGCCCGTCACACTCGGCCAGGAGTTCGGCGGCTACGCGGCGCAGGTGCGGCACGGCCGGGAGCGGCTGCTGGCCACGCTCCCCCGGGTCGCCGAACTCCCGCTCGGCGGTACGGCGGTGGGCACCGGCATCAACACCCCGCCGGGCTTCCCGGCGGCGGTCATCGCGGAGGTGGCCCGGACGACCGGCCTGCCGCTGACCGAGGCCCGGGACCACTTCGAGGCGCAGGGCGCGCGGGATGCCCTGGTCGAGCTGAGCGGCCAACTGCGGACGGTGGCCGTCGGGTTCACGAAGATCGCGAACGATCTGCGGTGGATGGGCTCCGGTCCGCGCACCGGGCTCGGCGAGATCAACCTGCCGGACCTGCAGCCGGGTTCGTCGATCATGCCGGGCAAGGTGAACCCGGTGCTGCCCGAGGTGGTGCTGATGGTCGCGGCCCAGGTGGTCGGCAACGACGCGACGGTGACGCTGGCCGGGGCGAGCGGCAACTTCGAGCTGAACGTGATGCTCCCGGTGATCGCCCGCAACGTGCTGGAGTCGGTGCGGCTGCTCGCCAACAGCGCCCGGTTGCTGGCCGACCGGACGGTGGACGGCATCACCGCCAACGTCGAACGGGCCCGGGAGTACGCGGAGTCCTCGCCGTCGGTGGTGACCCCGCTGAACCGCTACATCGGGTACGAGGAGGCCGCGAAGGTCGCCAAGCAGTCGCTGGCCGAGCGCAAGACGATCCGTCAGGTGGTGCTGGAGCGCGGGTACGTCGAGCAGGGCCGGCTCACCGAGGCGCAGTTGGACGAGGCGCTGGACGTGCTGCGGATGACCCGCCCGTAG
- a CDS encoding SPW repeat protein, whose protein sequence is MATHIPTGMEHHPDIVELREHYERVTSTPRAQGIEALAVLAGLFLAASPWIVGFTAFSTLTVTCLIVGLAYTLLMAGYGTAYERTHARAWAATALGAWTIISPWAVSGSVAHGKNIVTCIIVGAVMFLLGLAAISMATMTSNGAAMRRGRAGRARG, encoded by the coding sequence GTGGCAACCCATATCCCGACGGGCATGGAGCACCATCCGGACATCGTCGAACTACGCGAACACTACGAGCGGGTCACCTCGACCCCCCGAGCCCAGGGCATCGAAGCCCTGGCCGTACTGGCCGGCCTCTTCCTGGCGGCATCGCCATGGATCGTCGGCTTCACTGCGTTCAGCACCCTGACCGTGACCTGCCTGATCGTGGGTCTGGCCTACACCCTGCTGATGGCCGGCTACGGCACGGCCTATGAGCGCACCCACGCGAGGGCCTGGGCAGCCACCGCGCTCGGAGCCTGGACGATCATCTCTCCCTGGGCCGTCTCCGGTTCCGTCGCGCACGGTAAGAACATCGTGACCTGCATCATCGTCGGTGCCGTGATGTTCCTGCTCGGCCTCGCGGCGATCTCGATGGCCACCATGACGTCGAATGGAGCGGCAATGCGGCGCGGCCGGGCCGGCCGAGCCAGGGGCTGA
- a CDS encoding PadR family transcriptional regulator — MALEHAILVSLLERPGSGYELARRFDRSIGRFWTATHQQIYRVLRRMEADGWVAAEEVAQDGRPDKKVYSAAGPGRAALADWLREPVEPETVRHELAVKIRAAAFDDPAALISEVERHRDSHAALLARYLHGEQRDFPDLTALDAGQELQHVVLRGGIEYERMTLAWLDDVLATLRRLAGDGRPS; from the coding sequence ATGGCACTGGAGCACGCGATCCTCGTCTCGCTGCTGGAACGGCCCGGCTCCGGCTACGAACTGGCCCGGCGCTTCGACCGCTCCATCGGCCGCTTCTGGACCGCCACTCACCAGCAGATCTACCGGGTGCTGCGGCGCATGGAGGCGGACGGCTGGGTCGCCGCGGAGGAGGTCGCCCAGGACGGGCGTCCGGACAAGAAGGTGTACTCGGCGGCCGGGCCCGGCCGGGCCGCGCTGGCCGACTGGCTGCGCGAACCGGTCGAACCGGAGACCGTCCGGCACGAACTCGCGGTCAAGATCCGGGCCGCCGCCTTCGACGACCCGGCCGCACTGATCTCCGAGGTCGAGCGGCACCGCGACAGCCACGCCGCCCTGCTCGCCCGCTACCTGCACGGCGAGCAACGGGACTTCCCCGACCTCACCGCGCTCGACGCCGGCCAGGAGCTGCAGCACGTGGTGCTGCGCGGCGGCATCGAGTACGAGCGGATGACGCTCGCCTGGCTCGACGACGTGCTCGCCACCCTGCGCCGGCTCGCCGGCGACGGCCGACCGTCCTGA
- a CDS encoding acyl-CoA dehydrogenase family protein: MLFNPRTYDPAQFDEPTRRLLRATVDWFESRGKKALIDTYIDRSWYADFLEFAAKEGLFAEFLTPSAADPDKRWDTARIAELNEILGFYGLGYWYTWQVTILGLGPVWQSENEAARARAAKLLAEGHVMAFGLSERTHGADIYSTDMILTPDGEGGFTATGSKYYIGNGNVASLVSVFGRRSDVEGPEGYVFFAADSRHEAYHLVKNVVNAQMYVSEFRLEDYPVRAEDVLHTGQAAFDAALNTVNVGKFNLCTASVGICEHAMYEAVTHAHNRVLYGRKVTDFPHVKRELTDAYVRLVAMKLFSARAVDYFRTASPEDRRYLLFNPMTKMKVTTEGEKVIDLMWDVIAAKGFEADTYFDKAAKDIRGLPKLEGTVHVNLALILKFMGNYLFAPADYAPVPSRLDAADDAFLFRQGPARGLGAIRFHDWRTAYDRQAQLPNVARFREQADSFCELLLSHAPSKEQQADLDFLLEIGQLFALIVYGQLVLEQAELTGLDASDEGRDVLDQVFDALVRDFSAHATELHGKASTTEEQAAWALANVRRPVSDAARAERVWGRVEALSGAYEMQP, translated from the coding sequence ATGCTCTTCAACCCGCGCACCTACGACCCCGCACAGTTCGACGAGCCGACCCGCCGGCTGCTGCGCGCGACCGTGGACTGGTTCGAGTCCCGCGGCAAGAAGGCGCTGATCGACACCTACATCGACCGCAGCTGGTACGCCGACTTCCTCGAATTCGCCGCGAAGGAAGGCCTGTTCGCGGAGTTCCTGACCCCCTCGGCGGCCGACCCCGACAAGCGCTGGGACACCGCACGGATCGCCGAGCTGAACGAGATCCTCGGCTTCTACGGCCTCGGCTACTGGTACACCTGGCAGGTCACCATCCTGGGCCTCGGCCCGGTCTGGCAGAGCGAGAACGAGGCCGCCCGGGCCCGCGCCGCCAAGCTGCTCGCGGAGGGCCACGTCATGGCCTTCGGCCTCTCCGAGCGCACCCACGGCGCCGACATCTACTCCACCGACATGATCCTCACCCCGGACGGCGAGGGCGGCTTCACCGCGACCGGCTCCAAGTACTACATCGGCAACGGCAACGTGGCCAGCCTGGTCTCGGTGTTCGGCCGCCGCTCGGACGTCGAGGGCCCCGAGGGCTACGTCTTCTTCGCCGCCGACAGCCGCCACGAGGCGTACCACCTGGTCAAGAACGTGGTGAACGCCCAGATGTACGTCAGCGAGTTCCGCCTGGAGGACTACCCGGTGCGCGCCGAGGACGTGCTGCACACCGGGCAGGCCGCCTTCGACGCCGCCCTGAACACCGTCAACGTCGGCAAGTTCAACCTCTGCACCGCCTCGGTCGGCATCTGCGAGCACGCGATGTACGAGGCCGTCACGCACGCCCACAACCGGGTGCTGTACGGCCGTAAGGTCACCGACTTCCCGCACGTCAAGCGGGAGTTGACCGACGCGTACGTCCGCCTGGTGGCGATGAAGCTGTTCAGCGCCCGGGCCGTGGACTACTTCCGCACCGCCTCCCCCGAGGACCGCCGCTACCTGCTGTTCAACCCGATGACCAAGATGAAGGTCACCACCGAGGGCGAGAAGGTCATCGACCTGATGTGGGACGTCATCGCGGCCAAGGGCTTCGAGGCGGACACCTACTTCGACAAGGCGGCGAAGGACATCCGCGGCCTGCCGAAGCTGGAGGGCACCGTCCACGTCAACCTGGCGCTGATCCTCAAGTTCATGGGCAACTACCTGTTCGCCCCGGCCGATTACGCCCCGGTGCCGAGCCGGCTGGACGCCGCCGACGACGCCTTCCTGTTCCGCCAGGGCCCGGCCCGCGGCCTCGGTGCGATCCGCTTCCACGACTGGCGCACCGCCTACGACCGCCAGGCGCAGCTGCCCAACGTCGCCCGCTTCCGCGAACAGGCCGACAGCTTCTGCGAGTTGCTGCTCAGCCACGCGCCGAGCAAGGAGCAGCAGGCGGACCTGGACTTCCTGCTGGAGATCGGCCAGCTGTTCGCGCTGATCGTCTACGGCCAGCTGGTGCTGGAGCAGGCCGAGTTGACCGGCCTGGATGCCTCCGACGAGGGCCGCGACGTGCTGGACCAGGTCTTCGACGCGCTGGTCCGCGACTTCTCCGCGCACGCCACCGAGCTGCACGGCAAGGCCTCCACCACCGAGGAGCAGGCCGCCTGGGCGCTGGCGAACGTGCGCCGCCCGGTGTCGGACGCGGCGCGCGCCGAACGGGTGTGGGGCCGGGTCGAGGCGCTGTCGGGCGCGTACGAGATGCAGCCGTAA
- a CDS encoding response regulator encodes MDETQPVEPPDPGGTPPVRVLIVDDHPLFREGLKAALESAEGVLVVAEAERVADVPESVARHRPNVVIMDLSLPDGSGLEAVRRLATQEAPPPVLMLTMSDDDGNLLAALQAGARGYLVKGAGREEVLHAVRTVAAGGAVFGGEVAGRIAALLAGARMREAGQLFPDLTAREAEVLDLVARGLDNRRVARELVVAEKTVRNHITHIFEKLHVATRAEAVARARDMGLGDS; translated from the coding sequence GTGGATGAAACGCAGCCTGTGGAACCCCCGGACCCGGGCGGCACACCGCCCGTCCGTGTACTGATCGTCGACGATCACCCCCTCTTCAGGGAGGGGCTCAAGGCGGCCCTGGAGAGCGCCGAGGGCGTCCTCGTGGTCGCTGAGGCCGAGCGGGTCGCCGATGTGCCGGAGTCGGTCGCCCGGCACCGCCCCAACGTGGTGATCATGGACCTCTCGCTGCCGGACGGCTCCGGGCTGGAAGCCGTCCGCCGGCTCGCGACCCAGGAGGCGCCGCCGCCGGTGCTGATGCTGACCATGTCCGACGACGACGGCAACCTGCTCGCCGCCCTCCAGGCGGGCGCGCGCGGCTACCTGGTCAAGGGTGCCGGGCGGGAGGAGGTGCTGCACGCCGTGCGCACGGTCGCAGCCGGCGGCGCGGTGTTCGGCGGCGAGGTGGCCGGACGGATCGCCGCCCTGCTCGCCGGGGCCAGGATGCGCGAGGCGGGGCAGCTGTTCCCGGACCTCACCGCCCGCGAGGCCGAGGTGCTGGACCTGGTCGCGCGCGGGCTGGACAACCGGCGGGTCGCCCGGGAGCTGGTGGTCGCGGAGAAGACCGTCCGCAACCACATCACCCACATCTTCGAGAAGCTGCACGTCGCCACCCGCGCCGAGGCGGTCGCCCGGGCCCGCGACATGGGCCTCGGCGACAGCTGA
- a CDS encoding sensor histidine kinase: MTTVTSARRRTPAERQLTAAAIATAVCVVASTLWICYVLVHLGDPGVHQPRDELGNLIYALPTAGAGMILHAHRPGSPLGWVLLVYALTEILPDAAAAPVSVEVTDPGIVGAVAAFAALCNSVNVTIFYVLPLWLPDGRLTTRRWWWYIGAVALFVVPEMAQRLDRPRQFGRPNPLAGNPPAHIFATATDALGGHDLLVSEFLVGIVSAVLLARLLRPRRAGDGREVLRHRLRVAAMLGAYLFWAGMQDLYSRNFTEHYWLSYSLFAAAGLVWAVAVAYLVVRDHGWRLDRAARSVLIGLLLGTGVTGLFLVAAALLSGWLLPGRGGAALLLIALVYALGAALPRAARRVVALVDRLYYGERAQPYQVLRTLAGRVRQVVDPARLPETLCATVAEELRLPGVTLAVTTRAGRRTLATAGRLDGRSQDFALVHNGLPIGELTVGLRAGETRLEASDIDILRSLADQASPAVASLRLQEDLQASREQIVAAREEERRWLRRDIHDGLGPALAGLRLRVDNAATSADDGLADTLSGVSDGLGMTIKEVRRITDRLGPAPLGEFGLTRAVRQLTDAFSGAGLTVTAELSPDPLPELPAAVEVAAYRIAAEALNNVLRHARARTARVALRVDEEALMLTVQDDGVGYREDIGEQPGGGVGLRSMADRAAEIGGHCTVRALPTNGGTQVLAILPRSATADR; this comes from the coding sequence ATGACCACGGTGACCTCCGCCCGGCGCCGCACGCCGGCCGAGCGACAGCTGACCGCCGCCGCGATCGCCACGGCGGTCTGCGTCGTCGCCTCGACGCTGTGGATCTGCTACGTGCTCGTCCATCTCGGCGATCCGGGCGTGCACCAGCCCCGCGACGAACTCGGCAACCTGATCTACGCCCTCCCGACCGCGGGGGCGGGCATGATTCTGCACGCCCACCGCCCCGGCAGCCCGCTCGGCTGGGTGCTGCTGGTCTACGCGTTGACCGAGATCCTGCCGGACGCGGCCGCGGCGCCCGTCTCGGTCGAGGTCACCGACCCGGGCATCGTCGGCGCCGTGGCCGCCTTCGCCGCGCTCTGCAACTCGGTGAACGTGACGATCTTCTACGTACTCCCACTCTGGCTGCCGGACGGGCGGCTGACGACCCGGCGCTGGTGGTGGTACATCGGCGCCGTCGCGCTGTTCGTGGTCCCGGAGATGGCCCAACGGCTCGACCGCCCCCGGCAGTTCGGCCGACCCAACCCGTTGGCCGGCAACCCGCCGGCGCACATCTTCGCCACCGCCACCGACGCCCTGGGCGGCCACGACCTGCTGGTCAGCGAATTCCTGGTCGGGATCGTGAGCGCCGTCCTCCTGGCCCGCCTGCTGCGTCCACGCCGGGCGGGCGACGGGCGCGAGGTCCTTCGACACCGCCTGCGGGTGGCGGCGATGCTCGGCGCCTACCTGTTCTGGGCCGGCATGCAGGACCTGTACTCACGGAACTTCACCGAGCACTACTGGCTCAGCTACTCGCTGTTCGCCGCCGCGGGGCTGGTGTGGGCGGTCGCGGTGGCGTACCTGGTCGTCCGGGACCACGGCTGGCGGCTCGACCGGGCGGCCCGCAGCGTGCTGATCGGGCTGCTGCTGGGCACCGGGGTCACCGGACTGTTCCTGGTGGCCGCCGCGCTGCTCTCCGGCTGGCTCCTGCCGGGGCGCGGCGGGGCGGCGCTACTGCTGATCGCCCTGGTGTACGCACTCGGCGCGGCCCTGCCGCGGGCGGCCAGGCGGGTCGTCGCCCTGGTGGACCGGCTGTACTACGGCGAGCGCGCGCAGCCGTACCAGGTGCTGCGCACGCTCGCGGGCCGGGTGCGGCAGGTCGTCGACCCGGCGCGGCTGCCGGAGACGCTGTGCGCGACGGTCGCCGAGGAGTTGCGGCTGCCCGGGGTCACCCTCGCCGTCACCACCCGGGCCGGGCGCCGGACGCTGGCCACCGCCGGACGGCTGGACGGGCGCAGCCAGGACTTCGCACTGGTCCACAACGGGCTGCCGATCGGCGAGTTGACCGTCGGACTGCGGGCGGGCGAGACGCGGTTGGAGGCCAGTGACATCGACATCCTGCGCTCGCTCGCCGACCAGGCCTCCCCGGCGGTCGCCTCGCTGCGGCTCCAGGAGGACCTGCAGGCCAGCCGGGAGCAGATCGTCGCGGCGCGGGAGGAGGAACGGCGGTGGCTGCGGCGGGACATCCACGACGGGCTCGGACCGGCGCTGGCCGGCCTTCGGCTGCGGGTGGACAACGCCGCGACGTCGGCGGACGACGGGCTCGCGGACACCCTGAGCGGGGTCTCGGACGGGTTGGGGATGACGATCAAGGAGGTCCGCCGGATCACCGACCGGCTCGGGCCGGCGCCGCTCGGCGAGTTCGGGCTGACCCGGGCCGTCCGGCAGCTGACGGACGCCTTCAGCGGCGCCGGGCTGACCGTGACGGCGGAGCTGTCGCCGGACCCGCTGCCGGAGCTGCCCGCGGCGGTGGAGGTCGCGGCCTACCGCATCGCGGCGGAGGCGCTCAACAACGTGCTCCGGCATGCCCGGGCCCGGACGGCGCGGGTGGCGCTGCGGGTGGACGAGGAGGCCCTGATGCTGACCGTGCAGGACGACGGGGTGGGGTACCGGGAGGACATCGGCGAGCAGCCGGGCGGCGGAGTGGGGCTGCGGTCGATGGCGGACCGCGCGGCGGAGATCGGCGGGCACTGCACCGTTCGCGCACTGCCGACGAACGGGGGCACTCAGGTGCTGGCGATCCTGCCGCGATCGGCTACGGCCGACCGGTGA
- a CDS encoding cupin domain-containing protein, translated as MIVVPLAVPRTSPVLRRLIDPEQRPSVRAGLTVETLPPGVRLDQLPYGSAESVTVVLSGRLSAAGRILSPGEALHHRPGSTCRLTAVRGAPTTVLTVRPTPSRAGIPAQRSGPGPARAWRQVEVATVDLEPGGLCGPFEERAADVFLLVLSGPGVFLGELGEVPLYPGDLVYARAKERYGLRAGSHRPVTAVLGRIHAPGAEPGPEWDVKPMRSGRVRPQS; from the coding sequence GTGATCGTCGTCCCCCTCGCCGTCCCCCGCACCTCGCCCGTCCTCCGGCGGCTGATCGACCCGGAGCAGCGGCCGTCCGTCCGCGCCGGGCTCACCGTCGAGACCCTGCCGCCCGGTGTCCGTCTCGACCAACTCCCGTACGGGTCGGCCGAGTCGGTGACCGTGGTGCTCTCCGGCCGACTGTCCGCAGCCGGCCGGATCCTCTCCCCGGGCGAGGCGCTGCACCACCGGCCCGGCAGCACCTGCCGGCTCACCGCCGTCCGGGGCGCACCGACCACGGTGCTCACCGTCCGGCCCACCCCGTCCCGCGCCGGCATCCCGGCCCAGCGCTCGGGCCCCGGCCCCGCCCGGGCCTGGCGCCAGGTCGAGGTGGCCACCGTGGACCTCGAACCGGGCGGCCTCTGCGGGCCGTTCGAGGAGCGGGCGGCCGACGTCTTCCTGCTGGTCCTCTCCGGGCCCGGCGTCTTCCTCGGCGAGCTCGGCGAAGTGCCGCTCTACCCGGGCGACTTGGTCTACGCCAGGGCCAAGGAGCGGTACGGCCTGCGGGCCGGATCGCACAGGCCGGTCACCGCCGTGCTGGGCCGCATCCACGCGCCGGGCGCCGAACCGGGACCGGAATGGGACGTCAAGCCCATGCGCTCGGGGCGTGTCCGTCCGCAGAGTTGA
- a CDS encoding phosphoribosyltransferase family protein: protein MHVTGTHFTPFADRTDAGRRLAARLGHLSGPDTVVVALPRGGVPVAAEVAAALGAPLDICVIRKLGVPYQPELGMGAIGEGGVRVLNEQVIRLASVTDDQLAEVERRERVELERRARRYRGDRPSTDVRGRVVVVVDDGIATGSTARAACRIVRERGAARVVLAVPVAPRDWIDRLDEVADELVCVSTPSPFFAIGEFYADFSQTEDEEVLRLLAEAHDSAAAAPAAARATSGTAAGVDRELVLPAAGVRLAGRLTVPAGALGIVVFAHGSGSSRHSPRNRYVADRLNRARLATLLFDLLTEAEEADRRNVFDVALLGSRLTAVARQLNTGSKPEAAPESAAAAVTETRGLPLGLFGASTGAAAALHTAAELGPAVRAVVSRGGRPDLAGAEELSRVSAPTLLVVGALDVTVLDLNRRAARRLRCERELAVVPRATHLFEEPGALDEVAELARDWFLRHLPEPGSATVDP, encoded by the coding sequence ATGCACGTCACCGGAACACACTTCACCCCCTTCGCCGACCGCACCGACGCGGGCCGCAGGCTGGCCGCCCGGCTCGGGCACCTGAGCGGCCCCGACACCGTGGTGGTGGCGCTGCCGAGGGGTGGCGTGCCGGTGGCCGCCGAGGTGGCGGCGGCGCTCGGCGCTCCGCTGGACATCTGCGTCATCCGCAAGCTCGGCGTGCCCTACCAGCCCGAGCTGGGCATGGGCGCGATCGGCGAGGGCGGCGTCCGGGTGCTGAACGAGCAGGTCATCCGGCTCGCCTCGGTCACCGACGACCAGCTGGCCGAGGTGGAGCGGCGCGAGCGCGTCGAACTGGAGCGCCGTGCCCGTCGCTACCGGGGCGACCGCCCGTCGACGGACGTGCGCGGCCGGGTCGTGGTCGTGGTGGACGACGGCATCGCCACCGGTTCCACCGCCCGGGCGGCGTGCCGGATCGTCCGGGAGCGTGGTGCGGCCCGGGTGGTGCTGGCCGTGCCGGTGGCACCCCGGGACTGGATCGACCGCCTCGACGAGGTCGCCGACGAGCTGGTCTGCGTGAGCACGCCGTCCCCGTTCTTCGCGATCGGGGAGTTCTACGCCGACTTCTCGCAGACCGAGGACGAGGAGGTGCTGCGGCTGCTCGCCGAGGCCCACGACAGTGCGGCAGCGGCTCCAGCGGCGGCGAGGGCGACGTCCGGGACGGCCGCGGGGGTGGACCGGGAGCTGGTGCTGCCCGCCGCCGGGGTCCGGCTCGCGGGCCGGCTGACCGTACCGGCCGGCGCGCTCGGCATCGTGGTCTTCGCGCACGGCAGCGGCAGCAGCCGGCACAGCCCGCGCAACCGGTACGTCGCCGACCGGCTGAACCGTGCCCGGCTCGCCACACTGCTGTTCGACCTGCTCACCGAGGCCGAGGAGGCGGACCGGCGCAACGTGTTCGACGTGGCGCTGCTGGGCTCTCGGCTGACCGCCGTCGCCCGACAGCTGAACACGGGCAGCAAACCCGAGGCCGCACCCGAATCCGCCGCCGCGGCCGTGACCGAGACCCGCGGCCTGCCGCTCGGCTTGTTCGGCGCCAGCACCGGCGCCGCCGCCGCGCTGCACACCGCCGCCGAGCTGGGCCCGGCCGTGCGCGCCGTGGTCTCCCGGGGCGGCCGCCCCGACCTCGCCGGGGCCGAGGAGCTGAGCCGGGTGAGCGCCCCGACGCTGCTCGTCGTCGGCGCCCTGGACGTCACCGTCCTGGACCTCAACCGGCGGGCCGCACGCCGGCTCCGCTGCGAGCGGGAACTGGCGGTGGTGCCGCGCGCGACCCACCTGTTCGAGGAACCCGGAGCCCTCGACGAGGTCGCTGAGCTGGCCCGGGACTGGTTCCTGCGCCACCTCCCCGAGCCCGGGTCCGCGACCGTCGACCCGTGA
- the hppD gene encoding 4-hydroxyphenylpyruvate dioxygenase, which yields MTTQSHALELTPEEREAGLDADQLRRLVGLVEHDAAADPFPVTAQDAVVFVVGNATQTAQFYQVVFGMELVAYSGPETGRRDRKAYVLRSGSCRFVIKGGVQPGSPLLDHHRRHGDGVVDLALEVPDVDKCIEHARASGATVLEEPNDVSDENGTVRRAAIATYGETRHTLIDRSRYHGPYLPGYVVAESKVTHPAGSPKRLFQALDHAVGNVELGRMDEWVAFYNRVMGFVNMAEFVGDDIATEYSALMSKVVASGNHRVKFPLNEPAVAKKKSQIDEYLEFYTGPGCQHMALATNDILTTVDVLRARGVEFLNTPDAYYDDPELRERIGKVRVPIEELKKRGILVDRDEDGYLLQIFTKPIGDRPTVFYEFIERHGSLGFGKGNFKALFESIEREQDRRGNL from the coding sequence ATGACCACGCAGTCCCACGCCCTTGAGTTGACCCCCGAGGAGCGCGAGGCCGGTCTTGACGCCGACCAGCTGCGCCGCCTCGTCGGCCTGGTCGAGCACGACGCCGCCGCCGACCCGTTCCCGGTCACGGCCCAGGACGCGGTCGTCTTCGTGGTCGGCAACGCCACCCAGACGGCCCAGTTCTACCAGGTCGTGTTCGGCATGGAGCTGGTCGCCTACTCCGGCCCGGAGACCGGCCGCCGCGACCGCAAGGCGTACGTGCTGCGCTCCGGCTCCTGCCGCTTCGTGATCAAGGGCGGGGTCCAGCCGGGCAGCCCGCTGCTGGACCACCACCGCCGCCACGGCGACGGCGTCGTGGACCTCGCCCTGGAGGTCCCGGACGTCGACAAGTGCATCGAGCACGCCCGTGCCTCCGGCGCCACCGTCCTGGAGGAGCCGAACGACGTCTCGGACGAGAACGGCACGGTGCGCCGCGCGGCCATCGCCACCTACGGCGAGACCCGTCACACCCTGATCGACCGCTCCCGTTACCACGGCCCCTACCTGCCGGGTTACGTCGTCGCGGAGAGTAAGGTGACCCACCCGGCGGGCTCGCCCAAGCGCCTGTTCCAGGCCCTCGACCACGCCGTCGGCAACGTCGAGCTGGGCCGCATGGACGAGTGGGTGGCGTTCTACAACCGCGTCATGGGCTTCGTGAACATGGCCGAGTTCGTGGGCGACGACATCGCCACCGAGTACTCCGCGCTGATGTCCAAGGTCGTCGCCAGCGGCAACCACCGGGTGAAGTTCCCGCTCAACGAGCCGGCCGTCGCCAAGAAGAAGTCCCAGATCGACGAGTACCTGGAGTTCTACACCGGCCCCGGCTGCCAGCACATGGCGCTCGCCACCAACGACATCCTCACCACCGTGGACGTGCTCCGGGCGCGCGGCGTGGAGTTCCTCAACACCCCGGACGCGTACTACGACGACCCGGAGCTGCGCGAGCGGATCGGCAAGGTCCGCGTTCCGATCGAGGAGCTGAAGAAGCGCGGCATCCTGGTCGACCGCGACGAGGACGGCTACCTGCTGCAGATCTTCACCAAGCCGATCGGCGACCGTCCGACCGTCTTCTACGAGTTCATCGAGCGGCACGGTTCGCTCGGCTTCGGCAAGGGCAACTTCAAGGCGCTCTTCGAGTCGATCGAGCGCGAGCAGGACCGACGCGGCAACCTGTGA